The nucleotide window ACTTCAGATATAGAACCACTTTTCAACGTTCTGGATTTGAAAGACAGACTTAGAAAAGATGAAGTGAAAGAAAGTTATATAAAAAAAGAGTTGCTTGAAAATGCACCGGAAAAAGATGGAGATTTTATCATTGTTCCGAAAATAGTAGGAAATGAAAATACGGATAATTAAATTTTACAGTATGTTCAAAACTATTTTTCAA belongs to Leptotrichia sp. OH3620_COT-345 and includes:
- the gatC gene encoding Asp-tRNA(Asn)/Glu-tRNA(Gln) amidotransferase subunit GatC — its product is MLSKEDVLKIAKLSKLEFEENEIEKFRTDLNKILEHMEELNSIDTSDIEPLFNVLDLKDRLRKDEVKESYIKKELLENAPEKDGDFIIVPKIVGNENTDN